One Acidimicrobiales bacterium genomic region harbors:
- a CDS encoding glycosyltransferase family 4 protein, translating into MLPFERSVVTFHLRSLLDAWAVRHLRPTDVQVARAEWIASRRAGLSLAYSQRVGRHLGTSPRIVPIAYPTPSESITPVEEPVAALIADWSWPPNRRSLHFLLKNWADVRRRVTGAQLLLAGRNLGDTGIGAEKGIELIGAVSNSTEVLSRAAVVAFPCPSSSGPKMKVLEALSYGLPVVSTPPGLEGVFAPPGSGSVVASPHNFVQALSELLLNPEQRAMLGKSGREAVIANHSPTASAQARIDAIRDAFSL; encoded by the coding sequence GGTGACGTTCCACCTTCGCTCGCTGCTCGACGCGTGGGCAGTCCGGCACCTCCGGCCCACTGATGTCCAGGTTGCCCGCGCGGAGTGGATCGCCAGCCGCCGGGCTGGGCTTTCGCTCGCATACTCTCAACGAGTCGGCCGGCACCTCGGCACCAGTCCCCGCATCGTGCCAATCGCCTATCCGACTCCGAGCGAATCGATCACGCCGGTTGAGGAGCCTGTCGCTGCGCTCATCGCCGATTGGTCTTGGCCCCCCAACCGGCGGAGCCTCCACTTCCTACTGAAGAACTGGGCTGACGTCAGGAGGAGAGTCACCGGGGCACAGCTGCTTCTCGCCGGGCGCAATCTCGGTGACACGGGCATCGGGGCGGAGAAGGGAATCGAGCTCATCGGAGCCGTCTCGAACAGCACCGAGGTTCTGAGCCGGGCCGCTGTGGTCGCCTTTCCATGCCCGAGCTCGAGCGGACCGAAGATGAAGGTCCTGGAGGCTCTTTCCTACGGCCTGCCGGTGGTTTCCACGCCGCCCGGACTCGAAGGCGTCTTCGCCCCTCCCGGGAGCGGTTCTGTGGTCGCGAGTCCCCACAACTTCGTCCAGGCACTGTCGGAACTGCTGTTGAACCCCGAGCAGCGCGCCATGCTGGGGAAGTCCGGCCGAGAGGCGGTTATTGCGAATCATTCGCCGACGGCTTCGGCCCAGGCGCGCATCGATGCGATCCGCGACGCGTTCTCGCTGTGA